The Lutra lutra chromosome 1, mLutLut1.2, whole genome shotgun sequence genomic sequence atctagaagcctgcatctccctctgtgtctccctctgcatctttctttgtatcttctaaacagataaaatttttttttcttttttttttttaaagattttatttatttgacagagattacaagcaggcagagaggcaggcagagagagagagagagagaggaagcaggctccccgctgagcagagagcccgacatggggctcgatcccaggaccctgggatcacgacctgagccgaaggcagaggcttcaacccgctgagccacccaggcgcccctaaacagataaaatttttaagaaaaaaaaaaaaaaaaaaaaaaactatttttaaggaaCATCTATACCCAACGTAGAactcgaactcacagccctgagacgGAGAGCTCCGCGCTTCCCAACTGAGCCCGCCGGGCGCCCCCTGGCAGTTCTAGATAAGGGCAGAGTGAGGGCCGGGTTGGGTCAGGAAGGGCCCGGGCTTCTCCCTGAACTGCTGGGAGCCACAGCTGGCTTGGGAAcaggctgggggtgagggtgcCCTGACTCTCTTCTGTTGCCTGCAGGGCTGGAGGACCGGCCCAGCTCGGGCTCCTGGGCCACTGGTGACCAGAACAACTCCTCCTTTGACCCCAGCCGGGTAAGGAGCCTCTGTGAGGCCCGAGACCTGGGTTTCCCTTCTCCGGGGTGGGGAATacatgggaaactgaggctcgccGGGGAGGCAGAGGCCAGCCTGGTCTCCTGGGCCCAGAGATGCAGGTGCCGGCCCTGACTTGGGCACTCACGGGCATGCCTGCCTCCTGGAGCCCGTGTCCCCAGCCCCCTCATGGCCTCTGCCTTCACAGACCTACGGGGATGGCACGCACTTCAGCGAGCCCCACGGCAGCCTGTCTTCGTCCACATTCCTGGGCCCCGGGCTTGGAGGTGAGTGTCCACGCGGCCCCGGCCCCCCCATGCTCCACTGTGGTCCTCAGGGTGTGGGGCGTGAGCTCAGGACCCCTGCACTTTGGCGGGCTCCCCTAGAGCACAGGACGTGGGTGGCCGTGGCCTGCTGCCCCTGGGAGACCGGGCTCGGGAGTCCTGGCAGCTCAGGGAGGCAGTCCGAGCCGGGCTGGGCGCTTCTGATGGGGGCTGCGAAGGTCAGAATTCAGGCAGTCTGGGCTTGAGTCCCTCCCACCGGGACCCAGGTGAGAACTGTCCCTTCCGGAGCCTCAGTGTCCTGACTGTGAGACCGGGACCCTCACAGCATTTTCCGTGTAGCACGTGGTAAGGCCTTGCTTGGCTCCTGGGGCCCGGCAGCCTCCCCAACCTGCAGACGGGCACGTGAGGCCTGGCACGAAGGGACCTGCCAGGGCACCGTGGCTTGTGGGGGCACGTGAGTGTGTGGTCGTGAGGGTCCCTGGGACTGGGTGCACGGTGGGAGCTGGGCCGTGCATGGCGCCAGGGACAGCCTGTGTGGTGGGAGTTTGTGCCCATTTCCCAGACCAGCAGGGTGAAAGCCCATCCCGTGTGTGGCCTGGGGTGGCCTGTGCCCTTgtagggggtctgcttccttTTGCCTGTTCCTTCCTCCCGCTTTTTCCTGATGTGCGCAGTTTCCCACGGCCGGGCTTGGtcagcagagcccagagcccatcTGGGTCCCAGGCCTGCCATGTGGCACCCAGGCCTGCCCAGCGAGCTGGCGGGGAGGTGGGCACAGTGGCAGAGCTCCCCAGGCCGCACTGTGGGCCCCAGCCTGCTCTGGCTCCCCGGGGGGTCCCGCTGCTGTGCGGGCCCGGCACAAAGATTCCGGTCCTTGCTCTGTGCCCACCGGGCTCACGGGCGACACGGGGTTCCCTCACGGaatctccatttcctctttttgtcAGCTCCATCCTGTGTCTCAGGATGCCCCTCTGTGGTGTCTGCTGTGTATCGGGCCTGAATCTCAATACCTCATTCTTGCAGGGGGAGCTGAGAGTCTGGGAGGGGAAGCCACCTTCCTGGGCGGAGCCTGGACCTGTTGTGGGGTGGGCCAGCCTTGCTGCCCATGCTGACCCTTGGAGGAAGGAAGCACCAAAacctccccgcctcccccttCACCACCGCTGTTCACTCTCTGGACGGGGCAACCCTCCTCTGGCCTCTAGGCCTTGGTGTTCCTTCCATGTTCCTTCCATTGCCTGCCCCAAGGGCTCATGGGAGGCAGGACTGGGGGCACCTTCTGTGGAGCTTTGTCCCCCCCCCGCCCATCCCCCAACAAGACCCGCTCCAAGAGCTTAGCCAAAATTGTAACTTCACGGTAAAGAAACTGGGAGACTTTCTTCCCTAGTTTGGCAGTAATTCTGGTCAGTTGGCCCAGCATCTGAATGCCTCTCTCTCACTGAGGCTGCTGACAGTCCCCCCTCCGGGGACACCAGCATCCGGCTGGACCCTGATTGAGCCAGGGACTCTGCTTCAGGGGAGGCCAGAGCCAGGCGCCCATCTGCACTGGGGCTGCTGGGCAGGATCCGTCCCCACAGGCCCCTCTCACCCAGAGCTGTCACGTGCTTGTTGAGCTAGCTGCTGGCTGGGTCTGAGCCTCACAGGTGCACAGGACCCCCAGTCTGTCTCTGGAACCCAGCgccctggggacagatgcctCCCCGTTATGAGTGGAGGAAGGGCGAGGGCAGTGTCCATTGCTGCTGTCCCACCTCGCGGGACAATGGGGACCCTGGTGGTTTGCTGAGTCTCCTGGAGGTCCTCCTGGAGCAGTGTCTGTCCCAACTCTTGCTTGTGTCCCGGGCTGACGGGGAGACCAGCATCCCAGAGGGGTTCTCTCGTGTTGTGCACTAATAGAGCGCCCACTGTATGCTGGCGTGGGCCCGGTGCCGGGGCAGCCTGTTGGGACACGCTGTCCCTGGGGTCAGCCCCCAGCAAGTCTTTCCCTCTCCAGGCAAGGGCAGCGAGCGGAGTACATACACCACCTTCGGGAGAGACGCGGGTGTTGGCGGCTTGAGTCAGGTGAGGCCCGTGTTGGAGGCCAGGGCCCCAAGTCTGCTGATCCTGCTGACCCCGGAGCAGGGGCTGTGGTCATTTATCTGCCCAACTGCCTTTCCCTTTGGGATTGTTGTCCAAtccgaagcaggctccctgggccaGGCCGTCCAGCCGGTTGTGAACGGGGCAGGGGGTTGCTCGGGAGGCCATGGCCCCCGCACCACAGCTCCTAGACctggggcccaggctgggggTCACCATGCACAGTGTTGGGGGGTCCTGAGAGACATGTGCCCACTCCTGAATGGCAGGCGGGGACATGGAGGCCAGCCTGGTAGCTCTTAGGCCCTGCTCCCTACTGCCCCTGCTGGTCCTAGGTgccccccgcccgccctcccAGGCAGCCCACCCCATGGGCGCCCAGCACAGGTGAAAGTCTCCCCATGCTGGTCCAGCTGGAAGGCTGTGGGGGCAGGTGGACAGCAGCCAGCCACCGTGGCCCCCTGCCTGCAACTCCTTGGTGCAGCTAGGCCTCATGCCAGGGGGTGCCACCTGTTTGCACGCCGTGTCACATAGGAACACGGCACTTGTGACGGCTGAGCGCCAGCCAGGCCCAGGGCACCCCGTCTTGTGTCCACGGCACCTGTGCCAGTTCTGCAGACGGGAAGGCTGAGGCATGGGACTGCCCTTAGCTCGGACCCCAGTTGTTTCTGCCCTTGAGGAAAGGAGGCCTGTTTCAAACTAAGATATGCAAAgttaaactatttatttaaaaaaaaaaaaaaaaaaaaaggctgagcaTCGTGTGAGCCCAGCGGGTTTCTGTAGCGCCTGGACGCGGGCCTTGCACACTGAGCCCTTTGAGTGGGGCTGTGGGCTTGTGGCAACAGTCTTGCTTCTCCGCCTTCATTCAGAACCGTGTGGCTTGTGGTCAGTCGCGTCTCAGAAGAACATCCGAGCGTGGCAGGCAGGGAGCTCCTGCCGAGGGTCCCTGTCGCCCTCACAAGGGTCCAAGTGGGGCCCGCGCACTGGCGTGTGCGCCAGCAGGATGGGCCTGGGGGTGAGGCCGAgtgcccccccccgccgccgccctgACAACCGCCCCGTCTCGCCCCCCAGGCCGGCTTCCCGCCCAGCGAGCTGGCCCTTGGCAGCCCCGGGCCGCTGTCCCCTTCAGGCCCCAAGGCCGGTGTCCAGTATTACTCCTACCCTAGCCACGCTCGGCGCAGAGCCGCGGAGAGCGGACTGGGTGAGTGGGGCGGGCGGGGCGCAGGTGTGGGGGGACGGGCCCCCGCAGAAGTACCAGGTCGGGGTCCCGTGGCCCGGAACCTGCGTGGCATGTGCCTGGCTCAGCGGGGGCTGTTAGCCCTGGACACGGTCTCGCCCGCTAGAGGCTCACGGCCTTCTCACACTTGGGAACCCCCACCAGCACCTCTGGCTGCACTGGGGGGTGTCTTAAACGGCAGCGTTCTCCACAACAAACATGTAGAAACATGCTGAGTGGCCCTTGAGGAGGACTCTGGGTTCCAGAACGAGAGGCGAGGCCTTGCCCGGTCCCCCTCCGCTGGGCCACGCGTGTTGCTGTCCAAGCGGCCGCGGAAGCCCAACAGGTGGAGACTTGGGGTCCCTGAGCCGAGCGAGGAGGGAAACCGCCAAGCACAGGACCCACACCGGGGAGGGGTGACTGTGGGAGCGCAGGGAGGGGCCTCCTGCAGACCCCCCACCCGAGCTCTGCCCTCAGACCTGTGCATGTGGGTCTGCTACCTCATTCCGGTCGTGTTGTTAGCGGGGAAGCTCGGGGgtctcttctcccccaccccttccctccgcGCCCCTGGCTGGGTGGGGCGGGTGCCTGGCAGGCCCAGTGGGCTCACTCCTTGCTCCGTACAGACTCACAGCCCAAGAAGGTCCGGAAGGTGCCGCCGGGTCTCCCGTCCTCGGTGAGTTGAGTGGCCACAGACCCAGGGTCCAGGCTCAGGGCCCTCTCTGCAGGGGGTGCGCAGCGTGGCCGTGGGGGGAGGCGCTGGGCTGTGTGTGACTTTTGCCGACTCTGTGGCTCTGATCCAGCCAGCAGCGAGGGCCTCTGGGAAGTTCTTCCTTGGGTCTAGCTCAGATCCCTGTTAACAAGAGGGCCCGATGTTCTCTATGGCCCAGGCACCTTGGGAACGGTGTGATGGGCTCCTGGGAGCGGGAGTGGGTTGGAGGCGCCCTGGGGGTCCGGTTCATggggcccccaccccagctgcctgGCCCTTGATGCTGGGCCAGGAGGGTCTCACCACACCGCACTCCAGCGATGGAGTCACTGAGAGAAAAGGCTGTTTGTTGGTGTCCCTGGCCCGGccgccctctctgcctggctcccgTGCCGCCCCCCCGTAGGCTGACCCACACTGACCCCCCCCGGGCTGACCCCAGTTCAGGGTCGGGGCAGGCACCCTGCAGCCGGGAAGTGTGGGTCAGGCTCTTTGAAGATCTGCTGCATGACGTCCTCAACCCCCTGCTTCCCCCGTCTGAGCCCCCAGCCCAGTCCCCTGGAGCACCAGAGCTGAGCCCCCCTCCAGACCTCCTCGCTTCTGCTCCTGGAACTCGTTTGCCACCTTGCGGGCCTGCTGTTCCTCCAGGCCCGGCCTCTGCACTCCCACGTCTcctggggtcagggctggggccctggggggTTCTAGAATGGGGGAACGGggaagaggcagggctgggggcatcAGAGCTGGGCTCGGACGGGTCGGGAGGAGTTGGCTGGTTGCAGGAGGGGGACAGCGTCCTTGGTCGGGGGTCCAGTCTGCAGAGGCCTCGGGAGACACAGGCTGGAACTTGGTCCACGGGGCGGGATGGGAGGTGGAGGgtagagaaggagcaggagaaaggatCTCCCCGGAACCCCCAGTGCTGGCCAGGGGAAGGGTTAGAGCACACAGAGTGAGGGGCTGGTGGCTGGAGGGCAAGGCTTGGGATGGGTCCCCCATCACACTTGGGCCCCTCCTGGCTGACCGCCCCTGCCCGTCTGCAGGTGTACCCGTCCAGCTCAGGTGAGGACTACGGGAGGGACAGCACCGCCTATGCACCTGCCAAGGCCCCCAGCAGCGCCTATCCCCCCCCCTTTTACATGTCAGGTGTGTGGGGGCTCACCTGAGATGGTTGGGGTTGCGGGTCCCCTGGCCTCCTCTCACCATGTGCGCCTCCACAGATGGCAGCCTGCACCCTGCGGCCGAGCTCTGGAGCCCCTCCGGCCAGGCGGGCTTTGGGCCGGTGCTGGGTGGGGCCTCGTCACCCTTGCACCTCCCCACAGGCGGTGGCGGCTCTGTAGGGGGCAGCGCAGGCTTCAGCAGCCTGCACCAGCACGAGCGTATGGTAGGTCTGCAGGACGGGCAGGGGTGGGTGTGCGGGCAGCACCCTCAGCGGACCCCCGTGACCGCGTTCCCCCCACAGGGCTACCAGCTGCACGGGACAGAGGTGAACGGCGGGCTCCCGGCCGCGTCTGGCTTCTCCTCGGCCCCCGCGGCTGCCTATGGTGGTGTCTCCAGCCACACGCCCCCCGTCAGCGGGGCCGACAGTCTCCTGGGTACCGACCCCTTTACCCCTCTTCCGGATGGGGCCCCTCCAAGCTTGAAGCCTGGCTGGGTGCGGGGTTGGGCCCTCGTCACTCCTGTCCTTCCCCTCCTGGGcctgccctgcatcaggccccgtGGGCCACATCCAATGTCTGGAAATGGGCCTTTGAAGAATGGGTCCCCATTCTTCCGTCTGGGGGAGCAGATTCTCCAGGGGAAATCGCTCACTCGGGTCCTGCTGCCCGACCGCCTGTCCCTAGAGCCGCCGTGGTGGCAGGGGGCAGGACTCCAGGCCATTCCCAGCTGGAATGGGGCTGCCCCGTGCTGGGTGAGGACGTCCACGCTAGGCAGCTGGGGCACCAGCATCCAAGTtgggcctggggcgggggcggtACTGTCCCTGAGCTCGGCTTCCTCTCTCTTCACCCCGCAGGCTCCCGCGGGACTACTGCTGGCAGCTCTGGGGATGCCCTGGGGAAGGCATTGGCCTCGGTGAGGCATGGGACATGGGGCGGCCAGGGGTGGCTGGGCCCGAGTGCCCGAGGCTGGCCCCTGACCCCATTTGGTGACCCTGTCTCTCTTCTCATCCCTGTTGCAGATCTACTCCCCAGATCACTCAAGCAATAacttctcctccagcccctcgACCCCCGTGGGCTCCCCCCAGGGCCTCGCAGGTCTGTGGGGGCGTTGCTGGGGAGCGATGGGGGCTGCATCAGGGTCCTGCAGCCCCGAGTGTGTGGAGAGCTGGGTGCACCCCCGGCCTCAGGGCTCCGGTTCCCGCGGGCATCTGGAAGGCGCTCTGGAGGCGGGGGGTTCTCCAGTCTAGTCTACGTTGTACGAACAGTCAGGGAAAGGGCAGGGAGTCCAAGAGCCAGAGTAACAGGCCAGACTCCCTCCCGGACTCCCAAAGGTGGACAGGTTGGCGTTTGTCCCCCCCAGTGTCTGATAGGCACCAGTGGCATGCCCTGGTTTCGGCTTTGCTAAGGGGGCTGGTCATCCTGTCCCCAAGAGGACCTTCCTGGGGGTCAGCTTGTGGTCAGCTTCCTGGAAGGCCGCGTGGTTTTATTAGAAAGCCTGCAGTGCCTCATCTATGCAGTGGAAGTTCTCAGGGATCCTCACCTTGCTGAGTGCGCGCAGGGCCCCTGGGGCGGACCACTGGTACAGCAGGCTGACCCCTGGGACGCCTGCTGTATGTGCCACTGGGCTGCCTTCCCCCTGGGGATTGGGTTCTGGAGACAGGAACCCGTCTGCTGGGTGGGTTCCCAGGAACGGCCTGGCTGGCCCGGCCTCGGCAGGGTTTCCATCGGCCCAGCGAGCATGGGGGCCACCATATGGCCCGCCCGGACATCGCAGACCCTGCGGCCTCTGAGTCGGGCCACTTGGACACCCCGCCTCCAGGGGCCCCCGCTGACATGCCTCCTCCCCCTTCCAGGGACATCGCAGTGGCCCCGGCCAGGAGCCCCTGGTGCCTTATCGCCTAGCTACGATGGGGGTCTCCACAGCCTGGTGAGCTTCCCGGGCTGGATGGGCGCTGTCCCTCATGGGCGCGTGTGGCCGGGGGAAGGCATGGTACATGTGGACCTTGGGCCGGGGGAGGTGGCCCATGAGGGCAGCTCAGCATGTCTTTTGTGGCCAGCATACAAGGGCTTGGAAGCCGTGTCCCCGGAGAGCCGCTCGGGCTCTGTGACTCGTGGGATTTGCAGGATGGGGGTCCCCTGACAGGTCACTTGTGGGGCACATGGCCTCGCTAGCCAACGAAGGCTCAGGTTGTGTGCCGGGCCCCAAGGCCATGCAGCACCCCAGGCGCCTGCACTCTTGACCGTCCCTTCCCTGTCCGCAGCAGAACAAGATGGAGGACCGCCTGGATGAGGCCATCCACGTGCTGCGTAGCCACGCGGTGGGCGCCTCGGCGGACGTCCATGGGCTGCTGCCCAGCCATGGGGCTCTGTCCTCGGGCTTTACCGGCCCTGTCATGCCGCTGGGGGGCCGACACACAGGCCTGGTGAGTACTGTTTGGGGGCGGGCTGGGCGGGGGATCAGGGTGGGCAGGCCCTGACCACCGAGCCCACTCCTCTGTCCGCAGGTGGGAGGCGGCCCCTCGGAAGACAGCCTTGCAGGCAGCAGCAGCCTCCTGCACAACCACGTGGCCCTCCCCGGGCAGCCCGGCGCCCTCCCCGAGCTCGCTCGGCCACCGGACTCCTACAGTGGTGAGCCTCAGTGTGGGGGCCTGGGAAGGGGTGGCCGGTTCAGGGCACTGGGCTAGGCCAGGGGCCTGCtctctgccaggcactgggctggggcCCCTCACCGCATGCAGCGTCCCTCCACCCGGCACCGGGAAGCCCTTCGGGAGGGCAGCTGGCCGGTTCCTTCCTGGAGGGGGTGGAGCCCGGGCACTTCACGTGGTCGGCGTCAGCCCTGTGCTTGGGCCCTGTGTGGGCCCTGGGCAGTAAACCAGGAATTAAACCAGAAACCCCATCCCTGGGGGGTGAGCAACAGTGGActaaaggcagaaggaaggatgCTAGGGGAAAATGGGGACAGGGCATAGAGAAGCTTGTACTTTTAAAGATGGCGGGCAAGATTGTGACATTTgggcagagcaggggaggagaagcagaccagCGCTTGGGAGATGTGTGTGCAAAGGCCCCTGGGCAAGACTGTGCCTGGTGTGTTGAAGTAGTGAGGAGTCCTGTGTTAGATAAGAGGGAGGTGGTGAGGTCAGGGAGGCGACAGGGCAAGTCATGCAGGGTCCTGTGGACGTGGGAGGACTTGGGCTTTGACCCCAAGGGACCTGGGAGCCTTGGAGGGCTCTGGGCAGGGTCTGGAGCTGCCAGACTCAGTGCCCACAGGCGCCCTCTGATGGCAGCTGAGGATGATGGGTGACTGCTGAAGCCGTGGGTGGGGGGGACACGACTGTACTGGTccaggaagtggggtgggggtgcgtTCTGGGTTCTCAAGCCAGAGAGCCCACAGGATTGCAGCTGTGGAGGCCACGGTGGGATGCAGGTCTGGAGTTCAGGGAGCGTGCTGACCGCTGGGCACCAGGTGGAGCCCAGAGCCAGGACCACAGGCGGGGTCTCCAGGCAGAGCGAGCGGAGCAGAGCCCCAGCCTGAGCACGGTGCCGGccggggtggaggtggggggtggggggagcaggcgcGTCAGGTGCCAGAGTTGAGGACCCACGCTGCAGCAACATGGGGTCAGGGTCGTGGCCACTGGCCATGGGCTGTGGACTTTCTGGGGAAATACCGAGGAGGTGACAGCACTTCACACAAggctgcagggaggaggtggtgaCGGGCCAGTGAGGGTCTCGTGGCGGCCAGTCCCAGGCACGGGGACGTGGACTGTGCCACCGTGCTGGCAACCATGGCCTGAGAGGGTGCCGGGACTGGGCCAGGCCGGGCGCCCACACCGCCTGGTGTCCCGAGCCCCCAGGAATACCCCACACCTCCCACGTTAGGGCAGGTTCTCTTGTCTGGCCCAGGGGCCTTGGCCGTTCTCCGCACGCCCCCTCAAAACCAGCCTGAGTGTGACAGCTGGCCTTGCTgtgtatttcttgatttttttaatcacttttatcACATAGGGCATTTTTCTGGGACACTTAGAGTCGCCACGATTCGGGTGGGGGGACGACTGGGGTGCAGCTTGACTCCTCACAGTGCCTGGAACGCCCTGATGTTTGTGCTGTGGGGCCGGCATTCCCTGAGCTGAATCCCTTATCccagcttctccccttccccttgcctgctcttctctcccctgctttcc encodes the following:
- the TCF3 gene encoding transcription factor E2-alpha isoform X3 produces the protein MNQPQRMAPVGTDKELSDLLDFSMMFPLPAAHGKGRPTSLAGAQFGGSGLEDRPSSGSWATGDQNNSSFDPSRTYGDGTHFSEPHGSLSSSTFLGPGLGGKGSERSTYTTFGRDAGVGGLSQAGFPPSELALGSPGPLSPSGPKAGVQYYSYPSHARRRAAESGLDSQPKKVRKVPPGLPSSVYPSSSGEDYGRDSTAYAPAKAPSSAYPPPFYMSDGSLHPAAELWSPSGQAGFGPVLGGASSPLHLPTGGGGSVGGSAGFSSLHQHERMGYQLHGTEVNGGLPAASGFSSAPAAAYGGVSSHTPPVSGADSLLGSRGTTAGSSGDALGKALASIYSPDHSSNNFSSSPSTPVGSPQGLAGTSQWPRPGAPGALSPSYDGGLHSLQNKMEDRLDEAIHVLRSHAVGASADVHGLLPSHGALSSGFTGPVMPLGGRHTGLVGGGPSEDSLAGSSSLLHNHVALPGQPGALPELARPPDSYSGLARPGVVSGAGEIKREEKEDEENTSAADNSEEEKKELKPPRPRTSSTEEVLSLEEKDLRDRERRMANNARERVRVRDINEAFRELGRMCQLHLKSDKAQTKLLILQQAVQVILGLEQQVRERNLNPKAACLKRREEEKVSGVVGDPQMVLSAAHPGLGEAHNPAGHL
- the TCF3 gene encoding transcription factor E2-alpha isoform X7 — its product is MNQPQRMAPVGTDKELSDLLDFSMMFPLPAAHGKGRPTSLAGAQFGGSGLEDRPSSGSWATGDQNNSSFDPSRTYGDGTHFSEPHGSLSSSTFLGPGLGGKGSERSTYTTFGRDAGVGGLSQAGFPPSELALGSPGPLSPSGPKAGVQYYSYPSHARRRAAESGLDSQPKKVRKVPPGLPSSVYPSSSDGSLHPAAELWSPSGQAGFGPVLGGASSPLHLPTGGGGSVGGSAGFSSLHQHERMGYQLHGTEVNGGLPAASGFSSAPAAAYGGVSSHTPPVSGADSLLGSRGTTAGSSGDALGKALASIYSPDHSSNNFSSSPSTPVGSPQGLAGTSQWPRPGAPGALSPSYDGGLHSLQNKMEDRLDEAIHVLRSHAVGASADVHGLLPSHGALSSGFTGPVMPLGGRHTGLVGGGPSEDSLAGSSSLLHNHVALPGQPGALPELARPPDSYSGLARPGVVSGAGEIKREEKEDEENTSAADNSEEEKKELKPPRPRTSPDEDEDDLLPPEQKAEREKERRVANNARERLRVRDINEAFKELGRMCQLHLNSEKPQTKLLILHQAVSVILNLEQQVRERNLNPKAACLKRREEEKVSGVVGDPQMVLSAAHPGLGEAHNPAGHL
- the TCF3 gene encoding transcription factor E2-alpha isoform X9, producing the protein MNQPQRMAPVGTDKELSDLLDFSMMFPLPAAHGKGRPTSLAGAQFGGSGLEDRPSSGSWATGDQNNSSFDPSRTYGDGTHFSEPHGSLSSSTFLGPGLGGKGSERSTYTTFGRDAGVGGLSQAGFPPSELALGSPGPLSPSGPKAGVQYYSYPSHARRRAAESGLDSQPKKVRKVPPGLPSSVYPSSSGEDYGRDSTAYAPAKAPSSAYPPPFYMSDGSLHPAAELWSPSGQAGFGPVLGGASSPLHLPTGGGGSVGGSAGFSSLHQHERMGYQLHGTEVNGGLPAASGFSSAPAAAYGGVSSHTPPVSGADSLLGSRGTTAGSSGDALGKALASIYSPDHSSNNFSSSPSTPVGSPQGLAGTSQWPRPGAPGALSPSYDGGLHSLQNKMEDRLDEAIHVLRSHAVGASADVHGLLPSHGALSSGFTGPVMPLGGRHTGLVGGGPSEDSLAGSSSLLHNHVALPGQPGALPELARPPDSYSGLARPGVVSGAGEIKREEKEDEENTSAADNSEEEKKELKPPRPRTSPDEDEDDLLPPEQKAEREKERRVANNARERLRVRDINEAFKELGRMCQLHLNSEKPQTKLLILHQAVSVILNLEQQVRVRRRCCPWRRKT
- the TCF3 gene encoding transcription factor E2-alpha isoform X13, translated to MNQPQRMAPVGTDKELSDLLDFSMMFPLPAAHGKGRPTSLAGAQFGGSGLEDRPSSGSWATGDQNNSSFDPSRTYGDGTHFSEPHGSLSSSTFLGPGLGGKGSERSTYTTFGRDAGVGGLSQAGFPPSELALGSPGPLSPSGPKAGVQYYSYPSHARRRAAESGLDSQPKKVRKVPPGLPSSVYPSSSGEDYGRDSTAYAPAKAPSSAYPPPFYMSDGSLHPAAELWSPSGQAGFGPVLGGASSPLHLPTGGGGSVGGSAGFSSLHQHERMGYQLHGTEVNGGLPAASGFSSAPAAAYGGVSSHTPPVSGADSLLGSRGTTAGSSGDALGKALASIYSPDHSSNNFSSSPSTPVGSPQGLAGTSQWPRPGAPGALSPSYDGGLHSLQNKMEDRLDEAIHVLRSHAVGASADVHGLLPSHGALSSGFTGPVMPLGGRHTGLVGGGPSEDSLAGSSSLLHNHVALPGQPGALPELARPPDSYSGLARPGVVSGAGEIKREEKEDEENTSAADNSEEEKKELKPPRPRTRAEG
- the TCF3 gene encoding transcription factor E2-alpha isoform X2 — encoded protein: MNQPQRMAPVGTDKELSDLLDFSMMFPLPAAHGKGRPTSLAGAQFGGSGLEDRPSSGSWATGDQNNSSFDPSRTYGDGTHFSEPHGSLSSSTFLGPGLGGKGSERSTYTTFGRDAGVGGLSQAGFPPSELALGSPGPLSPSGPKAGVQYYSYPSHARRRAAESGLDSQPKKVRKVPPGLPSSVYPSSSGEDYGRDSTAYAPAKAPSSAYPPPFYMSDGSLHPAAELWSPSGQAGFGPVLGGASSPLHLPTGGGGSVGGSAGFSSLHQHERMGYQLHGTEVNGGLPAASGFSSAPAAAYGGVSSHTPPVSGADSLLGSRGTTAGSSGDALGKALASIYSPDHSSNNFSSSPSTPVGSPQGLAGTSQWPRPGAPGALSPSYDGGLHSLNKMEDRLDEAIHVLRSHAVGASADVHGLLPSHGALSSGFTGPVMPLGGRHTGLVGGGPSEDSLAGSSSLLHNHVALPGQPGALPELARPPDSYSGLARPGVVSGAGEIKREEKEDEENTSAADNSEEEKKELKPPRPRTSPDEDEDDLLPPEQKAEREKERRVANNARERLRVRDINEAFKELGRMCQLHLNSEKPQTKLLILHQAVSVILNLEQQVRERNLNPKAACLKRREEEKVSGVVGDPQMVLSAAHPGLGEAHNPAGHL
- the TCF3 gene encoding transcription factor E2-alpha isoform X14 → MNQPQRMAPVGTDKELSDLLDFSMMFPLPAAHGKGRPTSLAGAQFGGSGLEDRPSSGSWATGDQNNSSFDPSRTYGDGTHFSEPHGSLSSSTFLGPGLGGKGSERSTYTTFGRDAGVGGLSQAGFPPSELALGSPGPLSPSGPKAGVQYYSYPSHARRRAAESGLDSQPKKVRKVPPGLPSSVYPSSSGEDYGRDSTAYAPAKAPSSAYPPPFYMSDGSLHPAAELWSPSGQAGFGPVLGGASSPLHLPTGGGGSVGGSAGFSSLHQHERMGYQLHGTEVNGGLPAASGFSSAPAAAYGGVSSHTPPVSGADSLLGSRGTTAGSSGDALGKALASIYSPDHSSNNFSSSPSTPVGSPQGLAGTSQWPRPGAPGALSPSYDGGLHSLQNKMEDRLDEAIHVLRSHAVGASADVHGLLPSHGALSSGFTGPVMPLGGRHTGLVGGGPSEDSLAGSSSLLHNHVALPGQPGALPELARPPDSYSGLARPGVVSGAGEIKREEKEDEENTSAADNSEEEKKELKPPRPRTRA